In Serratia liquefaciens ATCC 27592, the genomic stretch GGCCATGTCGATCTGGGCACTGGCGTGCGCACCGCATTAGGTCAGATTGTCGCCGAAGAGCTTTACCTGCGCATGGATCAGGTGCGCATGGTGCTGGGCGACACTGAAAGCACGCCGAATCAGGGGGCGACTATCGCCAGTGCCACCCTGCAGATTTCGGCGGTGCCCCTGCGTAATGCCGCCGCCGAAGCGCGCCGCTGGTTGCTGCAGCAGGCGGCACAACGTTTTGACTTCAGAGTAGAGCAACTGACGCTGGACGACGGCATCGTTGTTAGCCCTGACGGGCAAAGGCTGAGCTATGGCGAACTGGTGGCTGGTGTACATATTGCATTAACGATAAGCGGTGATGCACCGCTTAAGCCGCAGGCCGAGTACCGTTTGGTGGGTACCAGCACCTCACGTGTCGATATCCCGGCCAAGGCCACAGGCGAATCCACCTATGTGCACGATATGCGGCTGCCGAACATGTTACACGGGCGGGTGGTGCGACCGCCCTATGCGGGCTACGACAGCGGTGAGTTTGTCGGCACCAGCCTGCTGGCAGTGGACGAACGATCGATTGCCCATATTCCCGGCATCGTCAAGCTGGTGGTGATAGAAGACTTTATCGGCATTGTTGCCGAGCGCGAGGAGCAGGCGATCAAGGCGGCACAGGCGCTGCAGGTGAGCTGGAAAGACTGGCGGCGTAACCTGCCGCAGATGACCGATGTGGCTCAGGCGCTGCGCGATAATCCCCATTCGACGCGGGTGGTGCATGATACCGGCAACGTGGATACAGCATTGGCTGCCGCCGACCGACGCTTTACCCGCAGTTATCTTTGGCCATATCAACTGCATGCGTCGATTGGCCCGTCCTGCGCATTGGCAGATTACCAACCACAGCAACTGCGGGTGTGGTCGGGCAGCCAGAACCCGCACTTGTTGCGCGCCGATCTTGCCTGGCTGCTGGAGTACCCGGAAAATCAGATTGAAATCATCCGCATGGAGGCAGCCGGCTGTTATGGTCGTAACTGCGCCGATGATGTCTGTGCGGATGCGGCGCTGCTGTCGCGAGCGGTAGGCCGTCCGGTACGGGTGCAGCTAACCCGTGAGCAGGAACATCTGTGGGAACCGAAGGGCACTGCGCAACTGATGGAGGTTGACGGTGGGTTGGACGCCGCCGGTGATCCGGTCGCCTATGATTTTCGCACCTATTATCCTTCCAACGGTGCGCCCACCCTGGCGCTGTTGCTGACCGGAAGGGTGGAGCCGGTGCCGGTGGCTTATGAGATGGGGGATCGCACTTCGGTACCGCCCTATGAATATCCGGCGTTGCGCGTCAGCATTGAGGATATGGCACCGATTGTCCGCGCTTCCTGGATGCGGGGCGTATCGGCACTGCCGAATACCTTCGCGCACGAGTCCTATATTGACGAACTGGCTATCGCCGCCGGCGTCGATCCGCTTGAATATCGACTGCGTTATATCAAGGATCAACGTGCCACCGAACTGATGCGCAGTACCGCCGAACGTGCCGGCTGGACGCCGCATACCGAACCTATGCAAACCCCGGCGGAAGACGGCGTACTGCGTGGACGAGGCTTTGCCTATGCGCGTTATATTCACAGTAAGTTTCCCGGTTTCGGTGCCGCGTGGGCCGCCTGGGTCGCCGACGTTGCTATCGACAAAGTCAGCGGCGAAGTGGCGGTCACGCGGATTGTGGTCGGGCACGACGCCGGCATGATGGTCAATCCGGACGGCGTACGTCACCAGATCCACGGCAACGTTATCCAGTCGACCAGTCGGGTACTAAAAGAGCGAGTGACCTTCGAAGAATCCACGATCTCCAGCAAAGAGTGGGGTGCTTACCCGATCCTGACTTTCCCGGAGGTGCCGGAGGTGGATGTCGTGATGATGCCACGCCCTTACGATCCGCCATTGGGGGCCGGTGAGTCTGCCTCGGTGCCCAGCGCGGCAGCCATCGCCAATGCGGTGTTTGACGCCACCGGTATTCGGTTTCGCGAGTTGCCGATTACCTCTGATCGACTGCGCGAGGCGTTGAACGGTCCGGATAGTCAGCGGCAGCCGTCAACGCAGCCAGTCAAAACCAAACGCAGTAAATGGTGGTTTGGTGGCGTGGCTGGGATTTTAGGGGCCGCGCTGGGTGTCGTGACGACGGCACTGCCATGGCGTGCCGAAATTGCGCCGGTGGCTACCCCTGGCTCAGGTACCTGGTCTGCCGCGACCCTGGAAAGGGGGCGTCAGTTGGCCGCTGCCGGGGATTGCGCGGTATGCCATACCGCCTCAGAAGGGCTAACCAATGCCGGGGGGCGGGCGATGGAAACTCCGTTTGGAACCCTGTACAGCACCAATATCACCCCAGATGTGGAAACCGGTATCGGCAACTGGTCGTTTACCGCGTTCGACCGGGCGATGCGTCAGGGCATCAGCCGCGATGGCAGGCATTTGTATCCGGCATTTCCCTATACGGCGTTCAGTAAGATGACCGAGGGTGACATGCAAGCGCTGTATGCCTATATGATGTCGCAACCGGCGGTGGTGCAAAGTACCCCGGCTAATCAGATGCGTTTCCCGTTCAATGTGCGCCCGTTAATGGCCGGCTGGAATGCGCTGTTTCTCCGCCAGGGCGAATTTCAGTCAAATCCCGCGCAAAGCGCGCAGTGGAACCGTGGCGCTTATCTGGTTAACGGGTTGGGCCATTGTGCCGCCTGCCATTCCCCGCGCAATCTAATGGGCGCTGAAAAGGGCGGCCGCAGCTTTTTGGCGGGGGCGATGGTGGATGGCTGGGAAGCGCCGGCATTAAACCAATTGGTCAATGCGGACAAATCCTGGACCGAAGAGCAGCTATTCCAGTATTTGCGTAGCGGTCATTCTGCCGAGCACGGCGTCGCGGCCGGCCCGATGGGGCCGGTGGTCGGCGAACTGGCCACACTGCCGGAAACCGACGTTCGAGCGATGGCCAATTACCTGATTTCATTGAGCAACCCGACCGGATTGAACCTGGAACCGCAGGCCAAACCGGCTGCCACTCTTTCGACCGCCGTAGGGCAATTGGGTGGAGAACGTCTGTTTCAGGGCGCTTGCCAAGCCTGTCACAGCGCCGCCAGCGGCGGGCCGCAGCTGTTTGGCGTCAGCCCGGACTTGGCGAACAACACCAATATATTCAGCGAGCGGCCGGATAACCTGATTAACGTGATTTTGCAGGGAATTTCCAAACCGGCTACCGCTGATTTGGGCTTTATGCCTGGATTCAAAGACAGTTTTTCCGATCGTCAAGTGGCTGATCTGGTGAATTATCTACGGCAGCATTATGCCGGGGACAAACCGGCATGGCGCGATGTCGAAACGCAGGTTGCCAGGCTACGTGCCAATCCGGGCAGCCATTAACTGTCGTTAAAAAACGGCGCTATTGCGGTTGCAGGAAAGCGATAAGCCGCTGCGCCGGTAGCGGTAACTGGGCCAACTGACGCACTACGATAGACAGCTGGCGTGTGGCCCAGGTATCGTCCAGCGCAAGAATTCTGACTTGCATGCCCGGCCATTGCCGGGCGATCTCCTCCGGTACCACGGCGATACCGGCACCACGCGTCACCATCCGACACACCACTTCAAAGCTTCCTGCACGGGCGCGTAAACGCATTGGGCCGCCGTTGCGTAGGGCGTGTTGCGCCAAATGTTGCTGCAGCGCGCTGTCGTCGCTTAAGCCAATAAAGTCATATGCCAGCGTTTCGCTAAAACTGACGCTGGCGCGGCCGGCTAACGGATGATCGACCGGTAGCGCCAGCACCAGGCGATCCTGGCGGAACGGGTAGCTTTCCAGCCCGCGCAGGTCGGCGTGGTTGGCGACAATGCCGATATCCGCAGTTTGATCGAGGATCGACTGGCTGATCGCCGTGCTGGGCAACTCTTCCAACACAATGTCCGTCTGTGGGTTAAGCAGCAGATAGTCTGCCAGCAACTCCGGAAGAAAAGCGCTGGCGGCGACGGTATTGGCCAGAATACGCAAATGTCAGGCGTTGCCCGGGGAAAACTCTGCCATATCCCCCCGTAGCCGTTCGCTTTGCTGTAACAACAGACGAGCATGGCCCAACAGGCGTTCACCGGCCTGAGTGGTTTGTACTCCCCGCGCGCCGCGGGCCAAAAGCTGAATACCAGCCTGTTGCTCCAATCCGCGAATGCGGGCACTGGCCGATGCCAGCGACAGGCAGGCACGATCGGCCCCGGCGGTGATGCTGCCCGCCTCAGCCACGGCGATAAACAGCCGCAGGTCGGTAAAATCGAAATGCATCGGCTTCTCCTACGTATTTGCCTCAGGCTGGCTCAGTGATTGCCGCATTGTGCGGCAGGCAAGGGCTGCGGACAATCCATGCACCAAGGGATAATGAGGAAGGATAGACCTATGACGTTGACGCTACCTGAAATTTTAGCCCTGCTGGGCATCTTTATGCTGGCGGGCACGGTAAAGGGAGTGATTGGCCTGGGGCTGCCGACGGTGTCTATGGGGTTACTCAGCCTGCTGATGTCTCCGGCACAGGCTGCGGCGCTGTTGCTGGTGCCGTCGCTGGTGACCAACTTCTGGCAGCTGTTCACCGGGCCGGACGTCCGTGCACTTTGCCGCAGGTTGTGGCCGATGATGCTCTGTGTCGCCATGGGCACAATGCTGACCACGGGCACCTTGACCACCGGTCAAAACCGGTTGGCACCGATAGCGTTGGGGGTCTGTTTGGTCGTTTACGCGCTGTTGGGTTTTAGCCGTTTTCAGTGGCGGCTTTCATCCACGGCTGAGCGTAGGTTGGGCCCTCTATGCGGTGTACTTACCGGGCTGATTACCGGTGCTACCGGGGTATTCGTGATCCCGGTGGTTCCTTATTTAAATGCATTGGGATTGGCGCGTGACGATCTGGTGCAGGCGTTGGGGCTGTCATTCACCGTTTCGACGTTGGCATTAGCCGCCGGCCTGGCATGGCAACATGCATTGCCGGGCGCGTTGCTAGGCACCTCATTATTGGCATTGCTTCCTGCGCTGGTGGGGATGTGGTTGGGGAGTGTGCTGCGCCGGCATTGTCGCCCTGCGGTATTTCGTCGCTGTTTTTTTATCGGCCTGTTAGTTTTAGGAATTGAAATAGTGTGGAATGGCATTAATTAAATGCGAGTAAATAATATTTCACGCAGTTGCGAAGTAATTGGTTTGTATTAGAGGTTGAATTAAGTATTCCGCATAATTCATTCTATTTAGTTAACTTGACTCTATCGGCGGAAATGGTTTTATATATTGACATGGCGGCGACGTGTATTTATATCTATATCTTCCTTGCGTTCTTCAAAGAGGGAGGGCGAAAACAATTTCGACAGCTTTTATCATTGTACTCTTTGTCATTGCGCTATCCCATAATCTGTTTTTATTGTGGGGCTTATCCAATATGTCGGCCTGATGAGGAACAGTAACCCTGATGCAATGGCTAAATGGATGATTTGTTTTTCATTGTCGCCAGAGATAATTATATTGATGAAAAAATTATATAATTCAGCGCGAGGATGAGTCCGCAAATGGAAGCGTCGCGGTCAGTAAGATAATTATCTTTCCAAGATCCCGATAAAGGTGTAACCCCCATGTCAGAACGTTCTCCCCAGATTTATCGTGAGGGTTATTTCGCTGCGCAGGTCAATAAAGCGGAGGGTGAGGTAATTATTCCTGCCAGCCTCAGTCTGACCGCCTACGCCTGGGCCAGCATCTTGCTGGTGTTGGCTATCGGGCTATTTCTGATCCTGGGTGAATATACCCGTAAAGCGCGTTTGGACGGTGTGGTGATGCCATCCAGCGGCTTGATCAAGGTAGTTGCCCGCAGCGCCGGACAGGTTACAGAACGTTTAGTGACGGAGGGGGCGACCGTCAAAGCCGGCCAGGCACTTTATCGGCTCAGCGGCGAATATTTCAATGGTCAGGGTATCGCGACGCTGGCGTCGGTTTCCGACTCGTTAAAACGGCAATATCACATGCTGGAGCGCCAACGCGCACAAGAACTGGCCACTCGAATTTTACAGCAAACCGGTGTGCGCCAGCGCATGACGCAACTTCAGGATGAACTGGCCAGCGCAGAGGCGGCAATGGTGGAGGTAAAGCAACAGGCGGAATTATCGCATTCGCTGATGGCGCGCTACCGCAAGCTGATCGGCAAAGGTTACGTTTCCGAACTTGAGTTTCAGCAGCAGAAAATGACGTTGTCGACGGCGCGGGAAAAAGTAGAAATGCAGCGTCAGGCGCAGTTGCGGTTAAAGCGTGAGCTTGCCGCGGCGGCCTCGGAACTGCGGACGCTGGCGCAACATCAACAAGGGCGTGACGCCGAACTTGAACGCCAGTTGCAGGGCATCAGGCAACAGGAAATAGAACTGGTTGCCCAGCGTGACCACACGCTCACTGCGCCGGTAGACGGGCATGTCGTAGTAGTGCTGGCCCGGGCGGGGCAGACGGTCAAGCAAAACGATCCTTTGCTGATGATGGTCGCTGACGGTGCCGAGCTGCAGGTTGAACTCTTTGCGCCCAGCAAAGCGGTGGGCTTTATCAAACCTCACCAACGGGTCGGGTTGCGCTTTGCCTCCTTCCCCTATGAAAAGTTTGGCGTGCAGTATGGCGCCACCCGCGCCATCACCGATGCCAGCCTGAGCGCCAATGACGTCATGCAGCAAAACCCGATGACCTGGAAGGAAAACGAAGGGCATTACCGCGTTATCGTTGCGCTGGAGAAAACCACCATTACCGCCTATGGTCGCCAGGAACCATTGCGCGTCGGGATGACCGTGTCCGCAGACGTGGAGTTGGATCGCCGCCGCCTGTACGAGTGGCTGCTGGAGCCGTTATGGAGTCTGCAAGGAAGGATATAAACATGGACGTTACAGAAGGGCTCAACTGGGGCTGGCGAAAGCGCCTGCCGTTGATACGCCAAACGGAGTCCGCAGAATGCGGCGTGGCGTGCCTGGCGATGATTGCCGGTTGGTATGGGCATCGCATAGATCTGCCTACGCTGCGTGCGCAGTTTAAAGTTTCTCAGCTCGGCATGACCTTCTCGCAGCTGATTGCCTGCGCCGAACGGCTGCACCTGAGCGGCCGAGCGGTGCAGCTGGAGCTTGAAGAGCTACACCTGTTGTCGCTGCCCTGCATTTTGTACTGGGACATGAATCATTTTACCGTGCTCAAGCGGGTGCGAGGGCAAACTCTGGAGTTGCATGATCCTGCGCGGGGCCTGGTTAAAATGAGTCTGCAGGAGGCAAATCGTCACTTTACCGGCGTGGCGATGGAGTTGACGCCAACCCATCAGTTTGTCGTCAAAGATCAGATAAAAAAGATCCGCCTGCGGGAGCTGATCGGTAAGACCCAGGGGCTGAAGGCGGCCTTGGCCCGGATCTTCTGTTTCGCGTTGGCGCTGGAAGTGTTTGCGTTGATCGGCCCATTAATCAACCAACTGGTGATTGATGAGGTGCTGGTGGCGTTGGACGCCAGCTTATTGACGTTGATCGTCATTGCCATGCTGCTGATGGCCGCCACCCAGACGCTGCTGGAGCTGGCCCGCCAGTGGGCGACGCTCACCATGGCGGTCAACTTCAATATGCAGTGGACGGCGAATGTTTTTCACCACCTGTTGCGGCTGCCTATCAACTGGTTTGAATCGCGCA encodes the following:
- a CDS encoding molybdopterin cofactor-binding domain-containing protein gives rise to the protein MTDTHSSLPSQAELMQRQGTLLIVDQIQPPPGLVPKGQMPSLKPKEQGLFIAICDSGEVYAFNGHVDLGTGVRTALGQIVAEELYLRMDQVRMVLGDTESTPNQGATIASATLQISAVPLRNAAAEARRWLLQQAAQRFDFRVEQLTLDDGIVVSPDGQRLSYGELVAGVHIALTISGDAPLKPQAEYRLVGTSTSRVDIPAKATGESTYVHDMRLPNMLHGRVVRPPYAGYDSGEFVGTSLLAVDERSIAHIPGIVKLVVIEDFIGIVAEREEQAIKAAQALQVSWKDWRRNLPQMTDVAQALRDNPHSTRVVHDTGNVDTALAAADRRFTRSYLWPYQLHASIGPSCALADYQPQQLRVWSGSQNPHLLRADLAWLLEYPENQIEIIRMEAAGCYGRNCADDVCADAALLSRAVGRPVRVQLTREQEHLWEPKGTAQLMEVDGGLDAAGDPVAYDFRTYYPSNGAPTLALLLTGRVEPVPVAYEMGDRTSVPPYEYPALRVSIEDMAPIVRASWMRGVSALPNTFAHESYIDELAIAAGVDPLEYRLRYIKDQRATELMRSTAERAGWTPHTEPMQTPAEDGVLRGRGFAYARYIHSKFPGFGAAWAAWVADVAIDKVSGEVAVTRIVVGHDAGMMVNPDGVRHQIHGNVIQSTSRVLKERVTFEESTISSKEWGAYPILTFPEVPEVDVVMMPRPYDPPLGAGESASVPSAAAIANAVFDATGIRFRELPITSDRLREALNGPDSQRQPSTQPVKTKRSKWWFGGVAGILGAALGVVTTALPWRAEIAPVATPGSGTWSAATLERGRQLAAAGDCAVCHTASEGLTNAGGRAMETPFGTLYSTNITPDVETGIGNWSFTAFDRAMRQGISRDGRHLYPAFPYTAFSKMTEGDMQALYAYMMSQPAVVQSTPANQMRFPFNVRPLMAGWNALFLRQGEFQSNPAQSAQWNRGAYLVNGLGHCAACHSPRNLMGAEKGGRSFLAGAMVDGWEAPALNQLVNADKSWTEEQLFQYLRSGHSAEHGVAAGPMGPVVGELATLPETDVRAMANYLISLSNPTGLNLEPQAKPAATLSTAVGQLGGERLFQGACQACHSAASGGPQLFGVSPDLANNTNIFSERPDNLINVILQGISKPATADLGFMPGFKDSFSDRQVADLVNYLRQHYAGDKPAWRDVETQVARLRANPGSH
- a CDS encoding LysR substrate-binding domain-containing protein; the encoded protein is MRILANTVAASAFLPELLADYLLLNPQTDIVLEELPSTAISQSILDQTADIGIVANHADLRGLESYPFRQDRLVLALPVDHPLAGRASVSFSETLAYDFIGLSDDSALQQHLAQHALRNGGPMRLRARAGSFEVVCRMVTRGAGIAVVPEEIARQWPGMQVRILALDDTWATRQLSIVVRQLAQLPLPAQRLIAFLQPQ
- a CDS encoding LysR family transcriptional regulator; its protein translation is MHFDFTDLRLFIAVAEAGSITAGADRACLSLASASARIRGLEQQAGIQLLARGARGVQTTQAGERLLGHARLLLQQSERLRGDMAEFSPGNA
- a CDS encoding sulfite exporter TauE/SafE family protein codes for the protein MTLTLPEILALLGIFMLAGTVKGVIGLGLPTVSMGLLSLLMSPAQAAALLLVPSLVTNFWQLFTGPDVRALCRRLWPMMLCVAMGTMLTTGTLTTGQNRLAPIALGVCLVVYALLGFSRFQWRLSSTAERRLGPLCGVLTGLITGATGVFVIPVVPYLNALGLARDDLVQALGLSFTVSTLALAAGLAWQHALPGALLGTSLLALLPALVGMWLGSVLRRHCRPAVFRRCFFIGLLVLGIEIVWNGIN
- a CDS encoding HlyD family secretion protein, encoding MSERSPQIYREGYFAAQVNKAEGEVIIPASLSLTAYAWASILLVLAIGLFLILGEYTRKARLDGVVMPSSGLIKVVARSAGQVTERLVTEGATVKAGQALYRLSGEYFNGQGIATLASVSDSLKRQYHMLERQRAQELATRILQQTGVRQRMTQLQDELASAEAAMVEVKQQAELSHSLMARYRKLIGKGYVSELEFQQQKMTLSTAREKVEMQRQAQLRLKRELAAAASELRTLAQHQQGRDAELERQLQGIRQQEIELVAQRDHTLTAPVDGHVVVVLARAGQTVKQNDPLLMMVADGAELQVELFAPSKAVGFIKPHQRVGLRFASFPYEKFGVQYGATRAITDASLSANDVMQQNPMTWKENEGHYRVIVALEKTTITAYGRQEPLRVGMTVSADVELDRRRLYEWLLEPLWSLQGRI